One part of the Coffea eugenioides isolate CCC68of chromosome 10, Ceug_1.0, whole genome shotgun sequence genome encodes these proteins:
- the LOC113749377 gene encoding vacuolar protein sorting-associated protein 26B, whose protein sequence is MNYILGAFKPACHISITFSDGKSRKQVPLKKENGQTAMVPLFQSQENISGKISIEPVSGKKVEHNGIKVELLGQIEMYFDRNNFYDFTSLVRELDVPGEIYERKTYPFEFSTVEMPYETYNGVNVRLRYILKVTISRGYAGSIVEYQDFVVRNYGPPPSINNSIKMEVGIEDCLHIEFEYNKSKYDLKDVIIGKIYFLLVRIKIKNMDLEIRRRESTGSGANTHVETETLAKFELMDGAPVRGESIPIRLFLSPYELTPTYRNINNKFSVKYYLNLVLVDEEDRRYFKQQEITMFRLGETS, encoded by the exons atg AATTATATACTTGGGGCTTTTAAACCAGCATGTCACATTTCAATAACATTTTCAGATGGGAAATCTCGAAAGCAG GTTCCgctaaagaaagaaaatggcCAGACAGCAATGGTTCCTCTTTTCCAGAGTCAAGAAAACATCAGTGGGAAG ATATCAATTGAACCTGTTTCAGGAAAGAAAGTTGAACACAATGGAATCAAAGTTGAGCTTCTTGGTCAGATAG AAATGTACTTTGACAGAAACAACTTTTATGACTTCACGTCTCTTG TTCGTGAGCTGGATGTTCCTGGTGAAATATATGAAAGGAAGACATATCCCTTTGAGTTTTCCACTGTTGAAATGCCTTATGAGACGTATAATGGTGTGAATGTGCGACTGCG GTATATTCTTAAAGTAACAATAAGTCGGGGCTATGCTGGTAGCATTGTAGAGTATCAAGATTTTGTG GTTCGTAACTATGGTCCACCTCCATCTATCAACAATAGCATTAAG ATGGAAGTAGGGATCGAAGATTGCCTTCACATAGAGTTTGAGTACAATAAGAGCAA GTATGACCTAAAGGATGTTATTATCGGCAAGATATATTTTCTTCTTGTAAGAATCAAGATAAAGAACATGGATCTTGAGATCAGGCGCCGAGAATCTACAGGCTCAGGGGCCAACACACATGTTGAGACGGAGACACTTGCAAAGTTTGAACTGATGGATGGTGCTCCTGTGAGAG GTGAATCAATTCCAATTAGGCTTTTCCTGAGTCCATATGAGCTGACACCTACTTATCGCAACATCAACAACAAATTTAGTGTCAAATACTACTTGAACCTCGTTCTTGTTGATGAAGAGGATCGGCGGTATTTCAAACAGCAGGAAATCACAATGTTCCGCCTTGGAGAAACATCTTAA